The Pseudorca crassidens isolate mPseCra1 chromosome 3, mPseCra1.hap1, whole genome shotgun sequence genome includes the window tggagcaactggaactttcatacactCCTGTTGGGGCTGTGAATTGGTACCACTACTTTGGGAAACTGGGTGGCAGTACCTTCTAGCACTGCAGATACATATACCAAGtaacccagcaactccactcctccAGCGTTCTGCCAGTTGCTGAGTATATTGATTCCAGTTATGCATTCTGGTACCGGCGAAATTACCACAGGGTGGATATGTGGATGCACTAGGTCAACTGTAAGATGGACCCTAGGAAAAAACTATGTTGATCACCTGACCCTAGAAGCCCCTAGTCTGATGGATGGACTACAGTGGCTTGGATCTTTAGGAATTACTGTCAGTTTTGAGCGAGTCTCTTCTTCCCCAGTATACAGTCATCCTGCTAAAAGGCTGCAGGTCCTTTTGGGGATGGCTAGAAGTAAGGGTTACAGTATAAATTTTTGGCATTGTAATAGGGCCCTTCCTCAGAAGTACTCAGCCTCCCTTTCATTCAAGGGGCTCTGGGGCTGTGAACTGGCTCAAGTCTGGGAATGGGTGGATGGTGCTGGGAGGAAGGTTTTGAGGCCCAGTATTGTCATGATTGAAGTCAGAATTTTGTTCATCAGACCTAGAGTGTTTCCATTTATACAAATCAAATAAGGCTTTAGTAGGCTGCCCATGTATTCAGTTCTAGGTCACCATGATTAACTAGACAATGCCACAGGTCTCTGCTTCTGATGTATCTGATTACTGCTTCAGCTCTTCTCCCTGTTGGATAACCATGCCAGCCTTGGCTTCTAAGTGGACTCCATTCAATGGCAGTAGTTCCTCTTGTCATTTCAGGCCTAGAGAGGATAGCCACCAGATAGCTCCTCAAGGATGTGGGCTCCCTCACAAAATGTTTCTCACAGCCTTAGTGAGAGGAGCGTCTTCCGGATCCACTCCCAACAGGAATGCATGTTTatgttaatgaaaagaaatgtacagaaagttcatagcagcattttcaTAATCGCCTGAAACTGGATACTGCCCAGATGTCCGTTTAGAGAAGAATGATTAAATAGGTGAagatatatgcatacaatggaatgctcTACATCGATAAGGATGAAGGGACTTAAACTACATGcaaaaacatgaatgaatctcacaaacCTTACGTGGAGTGAAAGAAGCCCCACTCGAAAGACTGCATGCTGTTTAATTCTATTTAAATCATTTTCAGAAACAGGCAAAGCTAATGTGTGGTGGGATAGTCATCACCCTTGCTGGGAGTTATGACTAAAAGGTAGCACGAGGGGTCTTTGAACTGCTGCTGatattctttttcttgatctGATGTAACCAACAGGCTACACAGATGCGCTTGCTTTGTGACAGTTCATGGAGCTGGCCATTTTTGCTTTGTGCACTTTGCTGTGTGTATGTTCTACGTCAATCCAGTTAAAACAACCAAACAATAAGCCCAGCACCTGGAGTACGAGGAGGCCCAGCTTTACCTAGAACATAGAGCGTTTGAAAATAGTTCACATCAACTCTTGCAGAGATGCCAACATTTTCGAATTGTGGGATTTTGGTGAATGAAAGCGTCTGTTCGTTACAGTTAATACCGCAATGCTGAAAGTGATTTTGCTTGTAGATTGTTAAGCAAAGCCACGTGGGCCTCAGGAAGAAAGCCCTTCAGTCAACTATAGAGTTAGGTGGGGAGTGTATGCATAAAGAAGATGACTTCAGGGAAAGTGGTGGAACATCTGAAAATGCAAGGGCTGCTTTAGTTTGGTACTCTTTGTCCTTTAGGTCCTAGGTTTTGTCACTTTGAAGGAAGAATGAAACGTCTTTGTATAGAATACgcattaaataaataagcatcAGACATCTCCAGTATGTGCTCCAGGTATATACACCACCCCTTACCTCTTCCAGAGATCCGAACACCATTATTGatggcatttttgtttttataaggtTTCTCCTGGCCCACAATCATTCCGGTGAAAGGTGCATACGCAGTAGATCCATCCGAGCACAAGACATCCACACCCCGGTGAAGCCTATGATTTCCAGGATGTAAATAAGAATGAACAGACTGAGGAACTGCCCTGGGAATTTTATTGCCCAGGAACATGGTGTTAGCCCactgttcccagaccagggaatcAAAAGTTGAAGCTGCTGGAACGTGTTGGAATGTCCCAGGTTTCCTCACTCTGTTTACCCAATTTTCACCTCCTTCTCTGCAGGTTGTAATAACGATGTTATAAAGGTTAAAACGTTTAACATAGTAAAACACAGGAAGCCTTTaaaaatgttagccattattattatatggCATTTTGGGGAAATGAGGCAATCCGTGTAAGTAAATTTTATAGATAACTGCATCTTGACCCCTGCAAGACCACTTAGAAAAGAGATGACTTTTTATGGGAACCTATGATAAAAAATCATATGTTACCCTAGTCTTATTTTTCTCCCAGTCATCCATAAGTCATTATAAACATCATTTATTGTGTATGGTTTTAATATAGTGAGTGATACCTCCTGCATTTATTAAAGTGTGTGGAGCACAAACACAAAATGATCCCAGGTTGTGAGATTTCTTGTCGTCTCCACCAGTCCTCACTGTTGACACTATGCCAGTTCTCCACCAGCCTCTTCTCCCTTCTAATAGTCTACCTGAAAGTCAGATTCACTAGGACTGTTAGCATTATGTGTAAAGCAACATTGAGCAGATTCCAGGTGAGGAGCCAGTAAGTTATTGTATGAGTCAAGTGCATAAAGTTTAGGGTATGAACTAATTGAGTCTTAATTTTGGCAATTCAGCGGCCATTTCCCCCTATGTCCTGTCTCTTAGCCCTATACCAGGTATGTGAGGTTGCTTTGTAAGTAGTATCTGTGTGAGTGAGAGTTGTTCTGTGATTAGGATGGAGATCAGTGATACAGTTGGACACATGGCTATTTCATCAGAAAGTGGCACTCCCAAGATAGTACTGTGCACTGTTGAAAGTTCACATGTGTGTCTCTCACTGTCTGGAAGAGATTACCTGCTTAGGGCCAGCCTCAGTTGTTCACCTCCCAGAGCCTGGGTCAGTAACACCATGGTTTGATGGGAAGAGGATCCAAAAGCCTGAATTCTAGTCCAGCCTTCACCACCTCCAACTGTGTTTGGCAAGTCCCTTAACCCTTTGGTGCCCCAGTTCaagttcctcatctataaaatgggacagtAATGTTTGGCTTCCACCTTGGAAAAGCCAGGTAAGATGAGTCAACGTGTGAAAACATTGAGAGAAAACActgctctcctctctcttgccCTTGTTCAATGCTCTGTTCCTAATTCAGAGCACAGAGTTGACGCCCTGTTCTTGGAAGTTGCTCCACACGTGGTAATGTAACTGGTTATATCTCTGAATTTTCCTGCTGTCGGAAGGGAGAAGATGGTGAGCACTTGAAGAAACTTCGGGCAAGGACACTAAGCAAAGAGGTTACGAGCCCAAAGAGGATATGGTTATGCGTGAAACCCTGTTACCTTTGAGCCGTGTACTGGCCGCAGCCGTGCCTGTCACATGTCCTGATCTCATTGGAAGACTTGCCAGCACATATAGTAGCCCATGGCCCAGCCAGTGCtaaaaaggagaaacaggagaAGCACATTTCCTGACCACATATTCCCAATCTCTACTATCCTTGTGTCTCCCAGTAGATTGAAAAATTCTGTTTTCACTAtactttctctctaatttttctgtAGTTTAAGGGGTGGGCTTCCTTTAACTCCTgattcagctataaaatgggctTTTCCCCTGGTCACGGAAGTCTGTTTTATGACATGTGGAGtatttgtgtgtttctttatAAGCATTTACCTTTATCATTATAGTTTGTTTCAGATTATTCATTAAACAGTGgtatagggcttctctggtggcgcagtggttgagagtccgcctgctgatgcaggggacaccggttcgtgccccggtccgggaggatcccacatgccacggagcggctgggcccgtgagccatggccgctgagcctgtgcgtccggagcctgtgctctgcaacgggaggccacaacagtgagaggcccgtgtaccgcaaaacaaacaaacaaacaaaaaaaaacagtggtaTAGATTgcacttttcaaattttttttcgcTCATGACTTGGTATGGGGACCACTATGTTTAggttaaacaaaataaacagcaTGGCTCAAACAAATAATTCTAGAAATTCTTTAGTTACTTTAGTAACTTTGAAATGTTCTTTATTGCTAGTCTTCATAATCAAATCCAAGAAAATGTTTGAATTAAAGCAGAAGCAAACTCTGCACTATAGCAAAGTTTATTtaacaggaaataaatctctttcaTATTTGCAAACATAGAAGAGGAGATTCTTAGAAATAAGAACATGTCAAACTAATTTAGCCTAGAGTGGAGTGAGAATAGAAAGTAGGGAAGGGAGTaaaacagttatttaaaaaattatgaagcagTAAAACATGGAGGAGCGCGCTGGCtctctttgtgtattttgtgCAAACTTCGTTTTTAGTGCGACTTCTCTTTAATAgagtaggcacttgataaatgtttatttgaaTTAAATTTCCTGGATTTCCAATTGTTAACGTTCGCAGAGAGATGCGTTAAGAAACTCGTCCTTTTACTTCAGGACAGACTAACCAAAGTAAAAGCAAGAATCTGCTAATTTGgttgttgattttatttaaagatattttgctATTCATTAATATATGTGCTATGAAGAGAAGCTACAGAATATGGCCATTAAGCATATTCTTGAATATATCTCTAAAAGGTGGGTTTCATAAGTCTTATACTTGGAGCCAAGCTTCAGATCTCTTTGGCAACTAATATATAGCCTTCAGAATTGAGACATATATTAgacagtttattaatttattcattttctcttgtGCTGTGGCAGTTCCCCTTGTCCTAATCCGTACTAGTCTCTGTATCAGTTTTATAAATCAGATTCTTATAcaaactttattttctaattttgttccgATTAAGTCCTAGACTAAGACGGAAagacttttctatttttctcatgaaagaaacagaacattCAGGTGGAAATCATTGAGGACCACCCCTCTCCCCCGTGTATCCTTCCTGTTCCACTTTTAATAACCAAATAGACAAGTTTCTGTTGTGATTATGATGTTAATGACTTTTAAATCTATCCTTGAAATTAGTTTTCAAAAGTCAGCCAAGATTGTAAAATTGTAATTTTGACTTACCGGGTGAAATCAAAACAGCCAGAAGGAGGACTCCTGTGGGAAACATTTGGCTTTGGTCTCCCTTAGGATGCTTCTTCCTCTGATACTTAGGATTGCCCCTATGCTCTCTTGGAAGAATACTCAagtttgaattagtattttctaGCTATTTAGCCTTAGAATGCTGCATCTCTCATATCATTGTTATGAGACACACAAAAGAAATATGAGAACGGGGGGAATCAGATTCTGATATTCCATGGATAGCTGTTTGGCTCACATGTAGGACCTATGTAAAAGCTTTTGTTCTGAGGGAGT containing:
- the LECT2 gene encoding leukocyte cell-derived chemotaxin-2, producing the protein MFPTGVLLLAVLISPALAGPWATICAGKSSNEIRTCDRHGCGQYTAQRLHRGVDVLCSDGSTAYAPFTGMIVGQEKPYKNKNAINNGVRISGRGFCIKVFYIKPIKYKGSIKKGEKLGTLLPLQKVYPGIQSHVHIENCDLSDPTVYL